Genomic window (Dyadobacter fanqingshengii):
ACCACGAAATGGCAACGACCATGTTGGAGACTGCGTATTCCAAAATCAATGACCAGCCAATGATCCACGCAAATAATTCACCAAAGGCTACATAAGCATACGTGTATGCACTACCGGAGACGGGCACGGTGCTTGCGAACTGCGCGTAAGACAAAGCCGTAAAAACGCACGCTATGGCCGTAAAAATGAATAATAACGATACAGCCGGACCACCATTATAACTTGCAACTCCGATCGTACTGAAGATCCCTGCTCCCACAATGGCCGCTATTCCGAGAGAAACCAGGTCCCTGACTCCGAGTATTTTGGCTAACCCGCCATTTTCCGCAGAATTGGCATCTCTAAGGATTTGATCAACTGTTTTTTTACGAAAGAGAGAAGAATTTTGTTTCATGCAGGAGCTGATTTGGCAAAGTCTCAGTATGTAATAAGTTGGCTAAAATAACGATATTCTCAACGCATCTACCCAACTGTTGATATTTTGTTCAATAAATCACAAATTTTCCGTAGAAAATTCTTCTGGGTGAAATCAAACGGGAAAACAATGTGTTTGAGACCATATAATTACTTAATTTTCCGACTGGCAACCCCACCACATTCCATGAAAAAAATCACTACGCTACTTGTCCTTATGCTGCTTTCTGCCAGGATGTTGGACGCTCAGGACATTAAAGCTTACACTACGGCGCAGGCGCATTCCCACAATGATTATGAAAGAAAAGGCGCTTTCCAGGACGCTTACGATCAGCAGTTCGGCTCCCTCGAAGCGGACCTTTTTCTGGTAAATGACACACTGTTCGTGGCGCATAACCTGAAAGAAATCAGCTCAAAAAGAACATTAAATTCGCTTTACATTCAGCCGATCCTGGCAAGCGTCGAGAAGAACGGCGGGAGCATTTATTCACAAAAGGACGTTCCGCTTCAATTTCTGATCGACCTGAAAACCGGGGCGGCGGAGACACTCGCTGCATTGGTCAAAGAACTGGAACCGCATAAGCATATTTTCGCGCCAGCCGGGACGATCATGATTGTAGTAAGTGGCAACACGCCAGATCCCACCCATTTTGAAAAATATCCCGACTTCATTTTTTTCGATGGCCGGCCAGAGATCACTTACACGCCCGATCAGCTCAAACGTGTAGGCCTGATCAGTCAGGGATTTGGTAAATACTCAAAATGGAACGGCGAAGGCCCTTTGCCCGAAAAGGAAAAGAAGACGATCCAGAAAGTGATCAAGCAAACGCATGACCTTGGCAAAAAAATGAGGTTGTGGGCTACGCCAGACAACATTAACTCCTGGAAGATCATGATGTCCCTCGGTGTGGATTATCTGAACACCGACAAAGTGAAGGAAATGGGCGATTATCTGAGAACTGCGCCGCGCTAGCAATTCCGGGTAAATTTTAAAATGCTTTTACATTTTTCAATGTTATAACCTGTCCTCCCATGTCATCCGAACAAAACGCGTCCCACGGCGCTTCGGCACCCGCCGCTGCGCTCAAAAAAGTTTTGAAACCAATACATCTTTGGGCGATCGCCGTGGGGCTGGTGATTTCCGGTGAATATTTCGGATGGAATTATGGCTGGGGCGTTTCAGGCACGATAGGATTTCTTATAGCGACGCTGCTGGTGACACTGATGTATGTCACTTTTATTTTCAGTTTCACAGAGCTTACCACTTCAATTCCGCAAGCGGGCGGACCATTTTCATACGCTCAGCGCGCTTTTGGCTGGTTTGGGGGGCTCATTGCCGGCTATGCTACACTCGTTGAATTTTTGGTAACACCACCGGCTATTGCCTTTGCGCTGGGCAGTTACTCCCATTTTCTTTATCCTTCACTGGAAGTGCTGGATGTTGCTTTTGCGTGTTATGTGATTTTTATATTAATTAATCTGCTGGGCATCAAGGAATCTGCAATGTTCTCACTTGTGGTAACATTGCTGGCTGTTGGAGAGCTGCTTATTTATATCGGAATTGTTGCGCCGCATTTTTCGTACGAAACCTTTGTAACCGAGCCTATGCCATTCGGCTGGCCCGGTGTTTTCGCCGCATTACCATTTGCAATCTGGTTTTATCTGGCCATTGAAGGCGTTGCCATGGTGGCCGAAGAAGTGGAGGATCCCAAACGGACCATTTCACGGGGATACATTTACGGGATCTTAACGTTGGTTGTGCTGGCACTTGCCGTCATGATTTTTACCGGCGGCGTGGCACACTGGCGGCTTTTAAGTGAGATTGATTATCCCCTGCCAGCTGCGCTCGGCATCGTCCTGGGACGAGATAACAGCCTTACCCAGCTGTTCGCCAGCCTGGGATTGTTCGGACTGATTGCTTCTTTTCACGGAACGATCATCGGTTATTCGCGACAAATTTATGCGCTGGCCAGGGCCGGTTTGCTGCCTTCATTTTTAGGAAATGTGAATAGCCGATTCCAAACGCCGCACTGGGCGCTGATCGGCGGAGGAATTGTCGGTTGCGTTGCATTAAAACTGGGCACCACAGACCAGGTTATCATTCTCGCCGCATTGGGAGCGGTTGTCATGTACATGATCAGTATGGTCGCCCTTTTTGAGCTTCGCCGCAAAGAGCCCGGCCTCGAACGCCCCTTTACCGTCCCAGTCTACCCCTACTTTCCACTCATAGCGCTCATCTTATCGACCGTCTGCCTCATTGCGATCGTCTATTACAACATCATGCTAAGCGTCTGGTTCTTTGCTGGCCTTATATTAGTTACCATACTCTACATGGCAACCGGCAGGCACAAAGTCACCGGGGACAACGAGATCACGGCAGGCAACGCAAAAGTATAACGCCGAGATAGTTTCTACCGGTTACTAAATTGTTTTTTAAAAAATGGTCTTAATTCCCAACTAATTCGTACATTAATCTGAATTTTTTACTCAACGATAAGCTGAAATTTGCAACTTTTGAAAACACTAACATTGTCCCTGTTCGCCAACCCTGATTTTTCAGAGCATGGGATCGAATTTTAAAATCCAGAATGAATATTTTAATTGTTGAGGACGACCTAATTGTAGCAAAACATCTTCAATATTTACTCAACGGCTTCGGCTATGACGCAAATGACGTGGCAACGGATTACAGCACGGCTGTCGAACTGCTCAATAGCAAGGTTTTCCATCTTGCCGTTTTGGATATTAGCCTGAATGGTTACCAAACCGGGATCGATCTGGCACATCATATCCGCGAAAATTTCAAGATTCCTTTTCTCTTTCTTTCCAGTCATGAAGACATTGCAATCGTAAATGCGGCCTTGCAGGCATCTCCGCACGCTTTCCTTCAAAAGCCTTGCCAAAAAATCACGGTATATACGGCGGTTAAGCTGGCTTTGAAAAATTATCGTCTTGCCGCTTTGGCGGGAGAATCCGATCAGGAGGATAAACAAGATTCCACTGTTATCAAAGATGCGCTCTTCATCAAAGAAAAGCATATGTTTACCAAAATCCTGCTGGCGGACATCCTTTACATTCGCAGTGACGACAATTATCTGGAACTGCATACCAAGAAAAAGAAGTACACCATCCGCGAAACATTGAAAAATATGCTTCAGCAACTTCCGGCTAATTACTTCTTCCGGGTTCACAAGTCATTTATCATCAATCTCAATGCCATAACATCGATCAATTACATTCATGTGATGATCAATGAAATTGAAATTCCGATCACAAATGACAACCGGAATGAACTCCTGAGCCGGGTCAAAACTTTTTCGTGAAAAGCACCTAAAGAACTTTAAACCAGACACTCCCATTTCCAACATTCACCCCGGAAATTGGTTATTTCACCACATTATTTTGTCTGTCATCCAACTACGAATTATTATTACAGCACGTAAAATCCTCTTCTATTTTAAAACAGTGTTCTTGTGATAGCTGCCTGAGCTTCAACATTTAAAGAAAAAAAATTAGAAGCTCAGGCATCCATTTCAATCCCAGGGACGTAAATACTATAAAATGATTTATTTGCATAAATCCGAGTTTTATACACACAGATATTAACCATACCAGACCTAGACTAAATCATTACCATTAGTACTTTTTTATTTTAATATCGTTGAGAATAATTAGACATCCCCGGGATACATTCCCTGGGATGTTTTGTTTTTAATAGAGCAGATATTTCTTGCGCATATCTTTATAATCTCCCAAGCCGGGCTCCCAGCTTTTCCTGATCTCTTCTTCGGAAGCACCCGCAATGATCTGTTTTTTCAGATTTTCCGTGCCCGCCAGTTTATCAAAGCTTCCCATTTGCTTGCTCTGGCTCATATCAAAGAATTTGGCCTTGTCGGGATATGCTCGATACATTTCTATGATCCAGTTCAAATGCAGTTTTTCAGATTTTTGAAGTTTTGAAATATCATATTTCCGAAGGTCAATGCCGTAACAATCCTCATTCATGTGCAATGGCGTTTCGCTCATTCCTTTGATGCTTTTTGGCGTGAAAACGAAATCAAATTTTCCTTTGAGCAAAGGCGCACCAAGCACCGTAAACGGCATATAAGTGCCTCGCCCCTGGCTCACAATCGTGCCTTCAAACATGCATATATGCGGGTAAAGCATCACAGATTGTTGCGTATTCAGGTTGGGTGAAGGCATAACAGGCAATGTATAAGGCGTCTTGTGGTTATAGTTTGCCACTTTGACGATCTTCAATTTGCATTGCATTTTATTGGGCAGCCAGCCTTCGCCATTAATCATCTGCGCAAATTCTGCGATGGTCAAACCGTGTGCGATGGGGATTTTATACATGCCGATGCCTGAGCGCAAATGGTCTTCCAGGATAGGTCCGTCCACCAAAAACCCGTTCGGATTGGGGCGATCCAGGATCAGCATTTCCTTGTTGTTTTCCGCACAGGCCTCCATTACATGCCCTAATGTGTTAATGTACGTGTAGAAACGCGCCCCAACATCCTGAATATCAAATATCATCAGATCAATGCCTGCCATTTGCTCCTTGGATGGCTTTTTTTGTTTGCCGTAAAGTGAAATGGCCGGGATGCCCGTTTTTGGATCAACACTGTCGCTTACTTTATCGCCATTGCTGGCGGTCCCGCGGAACCCGTGTTCAGGGCCAAAGATCATTACAATGTTCACTCCCAGCGCAACCAGACTATCGACGATCGGCGCTTTACCAATAATGGACGTCTGATTCACCAGAATCCCGATCTTCTTCCCTTTCAGATAATCCAGATATTCCGAAACCTGATCCGCACCCGTCACCGGCAACTTGGCCGGCGCTATTGTGTTTTTGCCGACATTCAGGGAATCGCCCTCGGTTATTGCGGGATTTTTTTGCGAGGAGGAATTAACGCAATTGCTGAACAGGCAAATGCACAGTGTGAGGTTTACTAATGTGGAAAATGGTTTCATTGGATTTAGGATTGATTTAAAATAAACGCATTTGCCCGGCACGCATAAATTGGGTTGTATCGAGTGCGGGCAGCGCTACATCTTTAAAATATTTGCGGCAGGCATGCGCGTGCAGTTGCCTGATGTTCTCTGCGAAATTCCCCTCTCCCACCATTCTGTATCCAAAACGCGAGTCGTTCAGATTTCCGCCGTGGCATTCTGCAATCTGGTTCAGCACTTTTGCGGCCCGGTCGGGGAAATGGTGATGGATCCATTCTTCAAACAAAGTGGAAATTGCACCATTGAGTCTCACAACCGTATAATTGGCCCATAAAGCTCCGTTTTCAGCCGCTGCCTGCACAATGGCTGGAATTTCGTGATCATTTAACCCTGGAATTATGGGAGCCGTCATTACGCCCATAGGCACGCCCGCGTCATGCATTGCCTTTACGACCTGCAATCTTCGTTGTCCCGTGACAGTCCGTGGTTCGAGCGCACTGCGAAGGTCCTCATTTAAAGATGTGATGGAAATGGCTCCATGCACGAGATTCAGCTTGGCAAGCTTTTCGAGCACATCCAAATCCCTCAGCACCAAAGCATTTTTGGTCAAAACACTTACCGGGTTCCGATAGCGCAGACAAATTTCGAGCATTTGCCTCGTCAGTCTGTATTTCTTTTCCCCTGGCTGATAACAATCAGTGTTTCCAGAAAAATGAATGACCCTAGGCTCCCAGTTTTTTGAATTAAAAAGTTTTTCAAGCAACTGCGGAGCATTTTTCTTGACAACGATCTTCGTCTCAAAATCCAGGCCGGCAGAATATCCCCAATATTCATGGGAATTGCGCGCATAACAATAAATGCAACCGTGTTCGCAGCCCCGGTAAGGGTTAATCGAGTGAAAATGACCCAGATCCGGACTATCCGTGACGCTGAGCAATGTTTTGGAATGTTCCTCGATAAACTGCGTTTTCGGATTTACAGCCGGTTCTTCCCATTGCTGCCAATCCTCCGATGTGTATTCTATTTCATGCTTAAAAAATCTGTTGCGGGTGTTGATAGCAGCCCCACGGCCACGAGCCCTGTTGTCCATTGTTTGTTGATGATTGCATGTTGATGAAGTGTTAAGTTGTTGGTGTGTGTTATAAAATTACTTTATATACCGAAAGTCCTCGTCTCCTTTCAAAGACAGCAAGACATCATACATGAGTTGGATTACGTTTTTGACATCCTCTTTATGAACCATTTCCACGGTCGTATGCATGTATTTCAGTGGAAGGGAAATCAATGCCGAGGCGATGCCTTCGGTTGAGTAAGCAAATGAGTCCGTGTCTGTTCCCGTTGAACGGCTTACTGCCTGGCGCTGGAACGGGATCTTTTTCTCATCGGCAATGCGGATGAGCAGGTCGCGTACATTGTTCTGCACAGCCGGCCCGTAGCAGATAACCGGTCCGCCACCACTTTTCAGGTCGCCTTGCTCCTTCTTGTTGTACATCGGCGACTGCGTATCGTGCGTAACGTCCGTAACAATGGCCAGATTTGGTTTCAAACGGCGCGAGATCATTTCCGCGCCGCGCAGGCCAATTTCCTCCTGCACCGCATTCACAACATATAATGTAAAGGGCAACCGCACATTGTTCTCATGCAGCATACGCGCCACCTCGGCGATCATAAAACCGCCCATTCTGTTGTCCAGCGCGCGTCCGAGGTAATATTTTTCATTCAGCTCGTCGAGTCCGTCTGCAAATGTGGCAACCGTTCCTACATGAATGCCCATTTCCAGCACTTCGTCTTTTTTAGACGCGCCGACATCGATAAACAATTCATGAACCTTAGGCACCTGATCCTTTGCGATATCCCGAACGTGTATTGCGGGCCAGCCGAAAACGCCTTTTACAACGCCTTTCGCTGTGTGTAAATTCACCCGCATGGAAGGCGCAATGATCGCATCCGAACCTCCGTTGCGGCGTACGTGAATGTAACCGTCGTCGGTAATGTAGTTGACAAACCACGAAATTTCATCGGAATGTGCTTCAATTACAACCTTGTAATCCTGGCCTCCGCCAATCACCCCGACAGCCGTTCCGTAGACGTCTATAATAGTCTCTTCAATGTAAGGCTTTATGTAGTCCAGCCATATTTGCTGACCGCTTGCTTCAAACCCGGTCGGCGATGCATTGTTCAGGTATTTATAAAGAAATTCTCTGCTTTGATCTGACATATTTTATCAAAATTACTTACTGAAATGCTGTTGAATAACGCCGTTTCTGGCGCAAACTATTGTCTTAAATAGCCCCAAAAGGCCCATAATCGCCGTTTTTTGAGATAATCCAAATCTCCCTGATGCTGATATGCTTCGCGCTCGAACGAAATGTGGAGATAGGCGAGATAATGTTTTTTGTACTGGATCAGGCGGACTAAATATTCGGCAAAATACCAAATATAAAAGACAATCAAACCCAATTCAAGCTGTTGTCGCAAATGGATTTGCTCGTGGTTGATCAGGAAGCGGCTGCAAGGTTTTTTTCTTACTAAAATGAAGGGAAACAACGCCATGCCCTCCACCCGAAGGAAGGAAACACTCAATAAGATCCCTTTGAATTTCATAGCGGCTATTCCTGATCCAAACCAATTTAAAACAAAAATGTTGGATTGCGAATGGTCAACATTCTGCAATCCAACATCCTATTTATGCCTTGCGAAATTACTCGCTGAACCTGCTGATATCCAGGACTTCGAATTCCATCAATCCCGCAGGAACCTTGATTTCGGTAGTGTCTCCAACTTTTTTCCCCAGCAAACCTTTTCCAATCGGCGATCCTACTGAGATCTTGCCCGATTTAAGGTCCGCTTCTTCTTCTGAAACCAAAGTGTATGTAACTTCCATTCCATTCTTACGGTTTTTGATCTTCACTTTGGAAAGCACCGCAACCTGCGAAGTATCAATCGACGACTCGTCGATAACCCGCGCATTTGACATGATCTCTTCAAGCTTGGCGATCTTCATTTCATGCATTCCCTGCGCATCCTTCGCCGCATCATACTCTGCATTCTCGCTCAAATCACCTTTATCCCGCGCTTCTGCAATCTGTTTTGCAATCTCCGTGCGGCCTTTTGTTTTCATATCATTCAGCTCATTCCTCAGCTTATTTAATCCTTCTTCCGTATAGTATGAAATTTTAGCCATGACCTTAAATTGGTTTACAAGTCTTTAAAATTTTGAAAATTTGATAAAAAAAAAGAACGGCTCTAAGACCGCTCTACAAGAGTAACAACACTCGTAGTAGAAGGCTAGAAGACCCTGTCTTTTCGGTTCGTATATGATTTCGTCTGGATCATAATTTTCTGTTAAGAACGACAAAAATAACAATATTTGTAAATGGTATCACCATTTTTTATCCAAAAGCGGTAACAATCTATGTCAACCCCATTAAGAATAATTTTCATGGGAACACCCGAATTTGCGGTCCCAAGTTTACAAAGTCTGGTCGAAAGCAATTCTAATGTAGTGGCTGTCATTACTGTGCCGGACAAGCCCGCAGGCCGTGGGCAAAAGCAAACCGCATCGCCGGTAAAACTATACGCAGAAGCCCGGGGCATCCCTGTTTTGCAGCCCGAAAAACTGAAAAATCCTGAGTTTCTGGAAGCGTTAAGGTCTTATAAAGCAGACTTGCAAGTGGTTGTAGCATTCCGTATGTTGCCAGAAGTGGTGTGGAGCATGCCGCCAAAGGGCACATTCAATTTACACAGTTCATTGTTGCCCCAGTATCGTGGTGCGGCGCCCATAAACTGGGCGATTATTAACGGAGAAAAGGAAACCGGCGTAACCACATTTTTTATAGAACAAGACATTGACACGGGGAAGATCATATACCAGGACAGAGAGCCGATCTACCCTCAAGACGACGCCGGTTCATTATACGAGCGCCTGATGGAAAAAGGCGCAAAACTGGTTGTTAGAACGGTTCAGGCAATAGCAGCAGGCAATTATCCGCAGGAACCACAGGAAGAGCCGGCGGAAATCCGTTCCGCTCCAAAAATTTTCCGCGAAACCTGCGAAATCGACTGGCATAAACCGGCGGAAGAAATTCACAACTTCATACGCGGACTATCACCTTACCCGGCCGCCTGGACGACCATTAACGGTCTTTCCTGCAAAATCTTCAAATCCAATGTTGTGGATTTCCCGGAAAGCGATATGCCCGGCCAATTCAGAACGGATGGCAAATCCTATCTCTATTTCCGAACCGGCAACGGCTGGCTTTCGATTGAAGTTTTACAATTGGAAGGCAAGAAGCGGATGGAGATCGGGGATTTTTTGAGGGGGAATAGGCTTTGATCGAATTTTTTAACAACGTACAATGCTCATATCAATCATCGTGGCCGTTTCGGAAAACGGCGTTATAGGAAAGGATAATCAATTACTCTGGCGATTGCCTGATGATTTGAAACGGTTTAAGCAGCTTACATTAGGCCATCCAATGATCATGGGCCGGAAAACTTTCGAATCCATTGGAAAACCATTGCCCGGGCGGACTTCCATCGTGATCACCAGTCAAAAGGATTTTAATGTAGAAGGCATTCTTGTTGCGCATTCGCTGGAAGAAGCGCTGCATATTGCCCGGGGAATCGAACAAACAGAAGCATTCATTATCGGCGGTGGGGAAATTTACAAGCAGGCTTTGCCCCTGGCCGACCGGCTTTATGTTACCGAAGTCGAAACCGTCATGGACGGCGATACGCTTTTCGAGATTACAGACCGCGGCGCATGGACTGAGTCCGAACGGATTGTGCATGAAGCGGATGAGCGACATAAATGGAAATTTGCATTCGTAAATTACATTAAACAAAAATTTTAATAAGTACCTTTGGCATATAACCCACAGTGACTATCAGCACAATGCAAGTTTTAGAAGAAAAAACAGCACTATCACCTGTCATCGAGGTACTTTCAGAGACATTTGAAATTCCTCAGCTAAATAAAAAGCGTCGTGTTCATGTGCTTTTGCCACATGATTATTACGAAAAGCCGGAACAGCGTTATCCGGTGCTATATATGACGGATGCGCAAAATCTATTTGGAGACGGCTCACCTTACGGAAACTGGGAAATTGACAAAAGCCTGGCACTGCTGGCAGAGCAAAATAAAGCAGATGTGATCATTGTTGCCATCGATCATGGCGAAGAAGAGCGGATCAATGAATTTTCTCCTTATGATAACCCGCGTCTCGGTAAGGGTTTGGGCTCACTTTTCCTTCGTTTCGTTGTTGAAACACTCAAAAAGCATGTTGACGCAAATTACCGCACAAAGCCGGACAGGCTCAATACAGGCATGGGCGGAAGTTCAGTGGGTGGGTTATTGAGTGCCTATGCAGCATTAATGTTCCCGCAGGTTTTTGGTAGGCTGATGATTTTCTCGCCCTCACTATGGATTTCACAAAAGGTTTATTTTGACGCCATTCACTTCTTCGAGCCTTTTGAAACGCGGATTTATTTATATGCCGGTGGAAAAGAAGGTGCTAACATGCTTCCTAACTTCGAAAAGTTTCATAAAACGCTTGAAAATCAAGGATTCGGTTACAAACGTGTGAAAATTAAAAGTTCGATTGATCCGGAGGGTGAACATACCGAAACGCAATGGAGCAAGGAATTTCCAATTGCGCTGAAATGGTTGTTTTTTGAAGAATAATTACTTGACAACATTATAAAAGAAGAGGGAGAGCAGCGTTAAGCCAGCTCTCCCTCTTCATTATAATCAATGTCCGTTTACAAAATATACTGGCTCAAATCCCTGTTTTTCACCAAAGCAGAAAGTTTTTCAGAAACCAGATCCGCCGTGACTACAATGTGAGAATCCGCGCCGATGACGTCTGGAATGTCAAACATAAAGTCATTCAGTAACAGGCTCATCACAGTTTGCAAACGACGAGCTCCAATGTTCTCCACTTCGCTGTTCACTTCAAAAGCGATCCGTGCAATTTCCCGAAGCGCGCCGTCTTCAAATTCCAGCTCAACGCCTTCCGACTCCATCATGGCCACATACTGCTTGGTAAGGGCGTTTTTAGGCGTTTTCAGGATCTGGTAAAAATCAGATTCGGTCAGGCTGCTCAATTCCACGCGGATCGGGAACCGTCCTTGTAACTCGGGAATCAGGTCCGATGGTTTTGCAACGTGGAATGCGCCTGCTGCAACGAACAGAATGTGGTCCGTGTTAATAACGCCGTGCTTGGTATTTACCGCGCTTCCTTCCACGATCGGAAGCAAGTCGCGCTGCACGCCTTCGCGGCTCACGTCCGGGCCGCTGCCTCCACCCGATCTGCTGGACGCCACTTTGTCAATTTCATCAATAAAAATGATTCCCAGGTTTTCGGCTTTTTTGATCGCCTCCATCTTCACCTCATCCATATCGATCAGCTTGGAAGCTTCTTCGTCCAACAGGATTTTTCTGGCTTCCTCCACGGTCACTTTACGTTTTTTACCCCGGCGCGGCATCATGTTACCAATCATTTCCTGAATGTTCATCATGGAAACATCGTCCATAGCGCCGCCGATCATGCCTACATTAGGCGCTTGATTTTGCTGCACTTCAATGTCGATCTTGCGGCTGTCAAGCTCCCCGTTTCTGATCTTTTCGCGGAAACGTTCTCTTGTACGCTGGTTCAGTTCGGCATCATCCTCAGGCATCACTTCGTTCGTATTGTTATCTGCTTTTATTTTAACGGAACTCGAACCATGAACCGGCGGGATAAGTGCATCCAGGATAATGTCTTCAACAGCCTGCTCGGCTTTGAGCTTCACTTCTTCCTTTTTCTGGGTTCTTACCATGCCTACTGCTTGTTCCACCAGATCACGGACCATGCTTTCCACATCGCGTCCCACGTAACCCACTTCCGTAAATTTGGAAGCTTCTACTTTTACAAATGGCGCATCCGCAATTTTAGCCAGCCTGCGTGCAATTTCCGTTTTACCGACGCCCGTCGCGCCGATCATTAATATATTGTTTGGAATAATTTCCTTTTGTATGTCCTCGGGACTATTCATTCGCCTCCACCGGTTTCTTAATGCAATAGCAACATTGCGCTTTGCGTCATTTTGTCCGATGATGTACTGGTCAAGCTCGAAAACGATCTGACGTGGGGTTAGGCGATTTAAGTGTTCAGTCATTGTGATTTATATCAATACGTAATTTATTGTTGGTTTCTTTCTAAAAATGCTTCGTTATTAAATATGGCTGTAAAGAATTATGCCGGTACAAAATGTCATGCTACCTTTGTTTTCTCTTCATGTTTCTGTATAAAAGATTTGTTTACAATATGAAAAAAATCCTGCAAGCCCTTAACCTTGTCTTTGCAACCACATCATTCCTTTTTGCTCAAAAGCCAGCCGATAACGACTTTGTCGACCTTGTGAACC
Coding sequences:
- a CDS encoding dihydrofolate reductase, which produces MLISIIVAVSENGVIGKDNQLLWRLPDDLKRFKQLTLGHPMIMGRKTFESIGKPLPGRTSIVITSQKDFNVEGILVAHSLEEALHIARGIEQTEAFIIGGGEIYKQALPLADRLYVTEVETVMDGDTLFEITDRGAWTESERIVHEADERHKWKFAFVNYIKQKF
- a CDS encoding alpha/beta hydrolase, with translation MQVLEEKTALSPVIEVLSETFEIPQLNKKRRVHVLLPHDYYEKPEQRYPVLYMTDAQNLFGDGSPYGNWEIDKSLALLAEQNKADVIIVAIDHGEEERINEFSPYDNPRLGKGLGSLFLRFVVETLKKHVDANYRTKPDRLNTGMGGSSVGGLLSAYAALMFPQVFGRLMIFSPSLWISQKVYFDAIHFFEPFETRIYLYAGGKEGANMLPNFEKFHKTLENQGFGYKRVKIKSSIDPEGEHTETQWSKEFPIALKWLFFEE
- the hslU gene encoding ATP-dependent protease ATPase subunit HslU, which translates into the protein MTEHLNRLTPRQIVFELDQYIIGQNDAKRNVAIALRNRWRRMNSPEDIQKEIIPNNILMIGATGVGKTEIARRLAKIADAPFVKVEASKFTEVGYVGRDVESMVRDLVEQAVGMVRTQKKEEVKLKAEQAVEDIILDALIPPVHGSSSVKIKADNNTNEVMPEDDAELNQRTRERFREKIRNGELDSRKIDIEVQQNQAPNVGMIGGAMDDVSMMNIQEMIGNMMPRRGKKRKVTVEEARKILLDEEASKLIDMDEVKMEAIKKAENLGIIFIDEIDKVASSRSGGGSGPDVSREGVQRDLLPIVEGSAVNTKHGVINTDHILFVAAGAFHVAKPSDLIPELQGRFPIRVELSSLTESDFYQILKTPKNALTKQYVAMMESEGVELEFEDGALREIARIAFEVNSEVENIGARRLQTVMSLLLNDFMFDIPDVIGADSHIVVTADLVSEKLSALVKNRDLSQYIL